A region from the Anaerobacillus sp. CMMVII genome encodes:
- the mltG gene encoding endolytic transglycosylase MltG yields the protein MASNDKQKAKQEIKKQLLRERQEEASIVRKIVAVCLLLLIIAFAVTGASAYYYIEGALSPVDETNEELIDIHIPIGSTSTRIGNILEENELISNASFFRYYIRYKNESGFQAGDYKLSQSMNLDEIIAELKEGKILQDYKLSFTIPEGRWLESILKTISDNTSHAEEELIEKVTDREYLENLIARYSILSEDILDERLRWPLEGYLFPARYDFIEENPSIETIIEAMLARTEQVISKYSGNLEETEYSTHEILALASIIEGEAQKQEDRYTISGVLYNRLKINMALQVDPSIAYAHGQHFSRTLYEHLDIDSPYNTYRYPGIPIGPINNPGEFSIKAALQPEEHKYLYFYADSQGDVHYSETFQQHQEVLRKYRD from the coding sequence ATGGCTTCAAACGATAAACAAAAAGCGAAACAAGAAATAAAAAAACAATTGTTACGAGAACGTCAAGAAGAAGCAAGTATTGTTAGAAAAATTGTAGCAGTATGTTTATTGTTACTTATTATAGCTTTTGCTGTAACTGGAGCTTCTGCCTATTATTACATTGAAGGTGCTCTTAGCCCCGTTGATGAAACGAATGAAGAACTAATTGATATTCACATACCTATTGGCTCCACAAGTACCAGAATTGGTAATATCCTAGAAGAAAATGAATTGATTAGTAACGCTAGTTTTTTCCGTTATTATATTCGTTATAAAAATGAGTCTGGATTCCAAGCTGGCGATTACAAATTGTCACAAAGTATGAATTTAGATGAAATTATCGCTGAATTAAAAGAGGGGAAAATTCTTCAGGATTATAAGTTATCCTTTACAATTCCTGAGGGTAGATGGCTTGAAAGTATTTTAAAGACCATTTCTGACAACACTAGTCATGCAGAAGAAGAATTAATTGAAAAAGTCACGGATCGAGAATATCTTGAAAACTTAATTGCTCGGTACTCCATTTTATCGGAGGATATATTAGATGAGCGATTAAGGTGGCCATTAGAAGGTTATTTATTCCCAGCTAGATATGATTTTATCGAAGAAAATCCTTCAATTGAAACAATTATTGAAGCAATGCTCGCGCGAACAGAACAAGTGATTAGCAAGTATTCTGGAAACCTTGAAGAAACTGAATATTCGACCCATGAAATTCTAGCTTTGGCTTCAATCATTGAGGGTGAAGCACAAAAGCAGGAAGATCGTTATACAATCTCAGGCGTGTTATACAATCGTTTAAAGATAAATATGGCTCTTCAAGTTGATCCATCTATTGCTTATGCGCATGGTCAGCATTTCTCAAGAACATTGTACGAGCATCTAGATATTGATTCACCTTATAATACCTATCGTTATCCTGGGATTCCGATTGGTCCTATAAATAATCCGGGCGAGTTTTCTATTAAAGCTGCCCTTCAACCTGAGGAACACAAATATCTTTATTTTTATGCTGATAGTCAAGGTGATGTACATTATAGTGAAACATTTCAGCAGCACCAAGAAGTCTTACGTAAGTATCGTGATTAA
- a CDS encoding O-methyltransferase — translation MVSEQVNAYISSLIKARNPLLTEMEQYAREHEVPIMDIVSIEAMLQILSFAGTKKVLEVGTAIGYSAMRVAERLPHCKIVSIERDEDRYNKARDYIKRANLENRVTLIFGDALEVGSEIEQFGMFDCLFIDAAKGQYKRFFELYSPLVQPNGLVVSDNVLYKGIVAHEGKIAKGIRTMVTNLKSYNEMLMANEQFETTFYPIGDGMAISKKIGGVEL, via the coding sequence GTGGTCTCAGAGCAAGTAAATGCTTATATTAGTTCTTTAATTAAAGCAAGAAACCCATTACTAACAGAAATGGAACAATATGCACGGGAGCATGAAGTCCCGATTATGGATATTGTGAGTATCGAAGCAATGTTACAAATCCTTTCATTTGCTGGAACGAAGAAGGTATTAGAAGTTGGCACTGCTATCGGTTATTCCGCGATGCGAGTTGCAGAGAGACTTCCTCATTGTAAAATCGTATCAATTGAAAGAGACGAAGATAGGTATAATAAAGCACGAGACTATATCAAGAGAGCAAATCTTGAAAATCGTGTTACCCTTATCTTTGGTGATGCCCTCGAAGTAGGGAGTGAAATTGAACAGTTTGGTATGTTCGACTGTTTATTTATAGATGCTGCAAAAGGTCAATATAAACGTTTTTTTGAATTATATAGTCCTCTTGTCCAACCCAATGGTCTTGTCGTCAGTGATAATGTGCTTTATAAAGGTATTGTTGCCCATGAAGGCAAAATCGCAAAAGGTATTCGGACAATGGTAACTAATTTAAAGAGTTACAATGAAATGTTAATGGCAAATGAGCAATTTGAAACAACCTTTTATCCAATTGGGGATGGAATGGCTATTAGCAAAAAAATAGGTGGTGTAGAATTATGA
- a CDS encoding peptidase U32 family protein, producing MNKPEILVTPTKVEDIDRLIKAGATAFIIGEEKFGLRLAGEFTRDDIKEAVKIAHSSGAKIYVAMNALFHNDKLELLPDYISFLAENGVDAIVFGDPAVLMVAREVAPQMKLHWNTETTATNYYTANYWGRKGAKRAVMAREINMEAIVETKENAEVEIEVQVHGMTCMFQSKRTLIGNYMEFQGKDLVVEGRSKDRTLVLHDPEREAKYPIFEDENGTHIMSPNDICIIDELEDMLDAGVDSFKIDGILKSVDYLEKVTALYKEAIELYLEDPDAYQDKKFHFLQEAEKVQPRNRKLDTGFFFKETVY from the coding sequence ATGAACAAACCTGAAATACTTGTCACACCGACAAAGGTAGAAGACATTGACAGATTAATCAAAGCAGGAGCTACAGCCTTTATCATCGGTGAAGAGAAATTTGGTCTACGTCTTGCAGGTGAATTTACAAGAGATGATATTAAGGAAGCTGTTAAGATTGCACATAGTTCTGGTGCAAAGATCTATGTTGCAATGAATGCGCTGTTCCATAATGATAAATTGGAATTATTGCCGGATTATATTTCATTTTTAGCGGAAAATGGTGTAGATGCGATTGTTTTTGGAGATCCTGCGGTATTAATGGTTGCTAGAGAAGTTGCTCCTCAAATGAAGCTTCATTGGAATACAGAGACAACTGCAACTAATTATTACACGGCTAATTATTGGGGACGAAAAGGTGCTAAGCGTGCAGTAATGGCTAGGGAAATTAATATGGAGGCAATCGTCGAAACAAAGGAAAATGCGGAAGTGGAAATTGAGGTTCAGGTCCATGGGATGACTTGTATGTTCCAATCAAAGCGAACGTTAATTGGAAACTACATGGAGTTTCAAGGGAAGGACTTAGTGGTTGAGGGACGTAGTAAAGACCGTACATTGGTTTTACATGATCCGGAGCGTGAGGCGAAGTACCCTATCTTTGAAGATGAAAATGGGACACATATTATGAGTCCAAATGACATTTGTATCATTGACGAGTTAGAAGATATGCTTGATGCTGGAGTAGATTCATTTAAGATTGATGGAATTTTAAAATCCGTTGATTATTTAGAAAAAGTAACAGCATTGTATAAAGAGGCAATCGAGCTTTACTTAGAGGATCCAGATGCATATCAGGATAAGAAATTTCATTTTTTACAAGAAGCAGAAAAAGTACAACCAAGAAATCGAAAACTAGATACTGGATTTTTCTTTAAAGAAACTGTTTATTAA
- the greA gene encoding transcription elongation factor GreA, which translates to MSEDKKFYMTLDGKAKLEQELEFLKSEKRKEVVERIKIARSFGDLSENSEYDSAKEEQAFVEGRIVTIEKMIRNAVIIKEDETDSSVVSLGKSVKFKELPDGDEEVYTIVGSAESDPYEGKISNDSPMAQSLLGKTVGDKVTVQTPGGEMKVEILEIK; encoded by the coding sequence ATGAGTGAAGACAAAAAGTTTTATATGACATTGGATGGAAAAGCAAAATTAGAGCAAGAGTTAGAATTTTTGAAAAGTGAAAAAAGAAAAGAAGTTGTAGAGCGCATCAAAATTGCACGTTCTTTTGGGGATCTTTCTGAGAACTCCGAGTACGATTCAGCAAAAGAAGAGCAAGCATTTGTCGAAGGGCGTATTGTGACTATTGAAAAAATGATTCGTAATGCAGTAATTATTAAAGAGGATGAAACGGATTCTTCTGTTGTCTCCTTAGGAAAGTCAGTAAAATTTAAGGAACTTCCTGATGGTGACGAAGAAGTTTATACAATTGTAGGAAGCGCAGAAAGCGATCCATATGAAGGGAAAATTTCTAATGACTCACCTATGGCACAAAGTCTACTTGGAAAAACCGTTGGAGATAAAGTAACTGTCCAAACACCTGGTGGCGAAATGAAAGTAGAAATTTTAGAAATTAAATAA
- a CDS encoding penicillin-binding protein 2 — protein sequence MIVHKRIVGMLVLFNVLLLVFIFRLAYVQLVGTHHISKYDVDLVEESIKQRTKKFILHSGRGYFTDRHGESLHMDYYPSLILFPFLKEQQWPATQLANILNINPLTMIEAVEMANEPIVFEVHGKRRKLTIEEMKKINELKIPGVYAHYVQERVENIAPHLIGVVGENVEEVKRRYGTQVENGTISIHSEIGVSGMERSFDPFLISQGHSALSYFVDNLNRPLFGFDVRYSAPADPYHPTEVVTTIDKEIQTYVTNVLKEEGFTSGGAVILDAKTNDLLSLVSFPTFNVHFPFDQGAKNQMVTANTPGSIFKIVVAAAAIDLNLVTKFDLFDCSKNMYGDKEDVRQLGKLTFQESFSQSCNYTFTLLANELLKKDKDILETYAKKLGLVDKVGWIGDVYRLEDIAHFPEEEVGTIIIDDADIGDSYAIAQTAIGQKNVRLTPLAVANMLATIARGGEKKQVRSASKIKYENGTTVVEFPSQSLESDEQISSYTAMRLQELLRSVVKLEKGTAYSSLQKSPYSVAGKTGTAQKGLNNEEHSHWFAGYFPANNPKYVMVIVDLDHQSGTIKTMKAYEKIVQFLFNYENKNKTLHSREFHNYLNQATDRT from the coding sequence ATGATTGTTCATAAACGAATTGTTGGTATGCTGGTTCTATTTAATGTCTTGTTGCTGGTATTTATCTTTAGGTTAGCTTATGTTCAATTGGTAGGGACCCATCATATCTCGAAGTATGATGTTGATTTAGTGGAAGAAAGTATTAAACAACGTACGAAAAAGTTTATTCTACATTCTGGTCGTGGTTATTTCACTGATCGTCATGGTGAGTCCTTACATATGGATTACTACCCTAGTTTGATTTTGTTCCCGTTTTTAAAAGAGCAACAATGGCCAGCCACTCAACTGGCTAACATACTTAATATTAATCCATTAACAATGATTGAAGCCGTTGAAATGGCAAATGAGCCTATCGTTTTTGAAGTACATGGAAAACGGCGGAAATTAACTATTGAAGAAATGAAGAAAATAAATGAGTTAAAAATTCCAGGAGTCTATGCTCATTACGTTCAAGAACGTGTTGAAAACATTGCCCCCCATTTAATAGGTGTTGTCGGTGAAAATGTTGAAGAAGTGAAACGTAGGTACGGGACACAAGTAGAAAATGGGACTATATCAATCCATTCAGAAATTGGCGTTTCCGGAATGGAACGTTCTTTCGATCCTTTTTTAATCTCACAAGGACATTCGGCATTATCTTATTTTGTTGACAATTTAAATAGACCCCTATTCGGCTTTGATGTACGGTATTCTGCTCCAGCTGATCCATATCACCCAACAGAGGTAGTAACTACTATTGATAAGGAAATACAAACTTATGTAACAAACGTATTAAAGGAAGAAGGTTTTACTAGTGGAGGAGCAGTAATTCTTGATGCGAAAACAAATGACCTGCTGTCACTCGTCAGTTTTCCTACATTTAACGTTCATTTTCCCTTTGACCAAGGAGCGAAAAATCAAATGGTAACAGCCAATACGCCTGGTTCAATTTTTAAAATTGTTGTTGCTGCGGCCGCTATTGATTTAAATCTTGTTACTAAATTTGATTTATTTGATTGTAGCAAAAACATGTATGGGGACAAAGAAGATGTAAGACAATTAGGCAAGCTGACGTTCCAAGAGAGCTTTTCCCAGAGCTGTAATTACACGTTTACATTATTAGCTAATGAGTTACTAAAGAAGGATAAAGATATTTTAGAAACATATGCAAAAAAATTGGGGCTAGTGGATAAAGTAGGGTGGATCGGAGATGTCTACCGTTTGGAGGATATTGCCCATTTTCCTGAGGAAGAGGTAGGAACAATTATCATTGACGATGCAGACATCGGTGATAGTTACGCTATCGCCCAAACAGCAATCGGACAAAAAAATGTGCGACTAACTCCTCTCGCAGTAGCGAATATGTTAGCTACAATTGCCCGTGGTGGAGAGAAAAAGCAAGTTCGTAGTGCTTCAAAGATTAAATATGAAAATGGAACAACAGTAGTGGAGTTCCCTAGCCAATCGCTAGAAAGCGATGAACAAATCTCTTCTTATACAGCGATGCGCCTACAAGAGCTGCTTCGGTCAGTTGTGAAATTAGAAAAAGGAACAGCTTACTCATCTCTACAAAAATCTCCATACTCTGTAGCGGGAAAAACGGGAACGGCTCAAAAAGGTTTGAATAATGAGGAACATAGTCATTGGTTTGCTGGTTATTTTCCAGCTAACAATCCAAAGTATGTTATGGTTATCGTTGATCTAGATCACCAGAGTGGAACAATCAAAACGATGAAGGCGTATGAGAAGATCGTTCAATTTCTCTTTAATTATGAAAATAAAAATAAAACACTTCATTCGCGTGAATTTCATAATTACCTTAATCAAGCTACAGATAGAACTTAA
- a CDS encoding YrrS family protein, translating into MNDHFYGARSQKRKRKRADKILNISIGVVIFLILLIGGQLLIGGKSADPVVSDKLVDPETKGENTETELDTEDLSTDDSEEAEETEETDHGSGTSEQPSSGEEPETTTEEEATTLSTGQWAPIGTVQQEPFAAVYEKDHVNWEEMIRAFQVATGLGDNMILWRVKNGGDHQSAFGYVSDSENSNTPFRVRIEWVTNEGWMPVSVELLNENPYK; encoded by the coding sequence GTGAACGATCATTTTTATGGAGCTCGGAGTCAGAAACGGAAACGAAAGAGAGCGGATAAAATCTTAAATATCTCAATAGGTGTCGTTATTTTTCTCATTTTGTTAATTGGTGGTCAGCTACTTATTGGTGGGAAATCCGCAGATCCAGTGGTTAGCGATAAACTTGTAGACCCTGAAACTAAAGGGGAAAATACTGAAACAGAATTAGATACTGAAGACCTGTCTACAGATGACTCAGAGGAAGCTGAGGAAACAGAAGAAACTGATCATGGTTCAGGTACTTCTGAGCAACCATCTTCAGGAGAAGAGCCAGAAACGACAACTGAAGAAGAAGCCACGACTCTTTCTACCGGTCAATGGGCACCGATTGGAACGGTTCAGCAAGAACCATTTGCTGCTGTTTATGAAAAGGATCATGTAAACTGGGAAGAGATGATTAGAGCATTTCAAGTAGCAACCGGTTTAGGGGATAACATGATATTATGGAGAGTTAAAAATGGTGGAGACCACCAAAGTGCCTTCGGTTACGTTTCTGATTCTGAAAATAGTAATACTCCTTTTAGAGTAAGAATTGAGTGGGTGACCAATGAAGGTTGGATGCCTGTAAGTGTAGAGCTATTAAATGAAAATCCTTACAAATAA
- the mtnN gene encoding 5'-methylthioadenosine/S-adenosylhomocysteine nucleosidase, which translates to MRIGIIGAMDEEVELLIEKLENKKEETIAGSEFYIGTLNGMDVILLKSGIGKVNAAIGTTLLIEKFKPNYIINTGSAGGFEQSLKVGDIVISSEVRYNDVDATVFGYEFGQVPRMPAFYEPSEMLVSVAEKSAAEVGVHSVKGLILSGDSFMSDENKVFELKEKFVDAYCSEMEAGAIAQVCYQFQCPFVIIRSLSDIAGSDAKMSYDQFLKTASVNSANLVLLMVEQLKN; encoded by the coding sequence ATGAGAATTGGAATTATTGGCGCAATGGATGAAGAAGTAGAACTATTAATAGAAAAACTTGAAAACAAAAAAGAGGAAACAATTGCTGGGTCTGAGTTCTACATAGGGACTTTAAATGGAATGGATGTAATACTGTTAAAATCAGGTATTGGTAAGGTTAATGCAGCCATCGGTACAACATTACTTATCGAAAAGTTTAAGCCAAACTACATCATAAATACAGGATCTGCAGGCGGTTTTGAGCAATCGTTAAAAGTAGGTGACATTGTTATTTCTTCAGAGGTTCGCTATAACGATGTAGATGCTACTGTTTTTGGCTATGAATTTGGTCAGGTACCAAGAATGCCAGCCTTTTATGAGCCAAGTGAAATGCTTGTCTCTGTAGCAGAAAAAAGCGCAGCAGAAGTAGGGGTTCACTCCGTAAAAGGATTAATCCTGTCTGGAGATTCGTTTATGAGCGATGAAAATAAGGTCTTTGAACTTAAAGAAAAGTTCGTTGATGCCTATTGTTCAGAAATGGAAGCTGGGGCCATTGCACAGGTTTGTTATCAATTTCAATGCCCATTTGTCATTATTCGTTCGTTAAGTGATATCGCAGGTAGTGATGCAAAAATGTCATACGATCAATTTCTAAAAACAGCATCAGTTAATTCAGCAAATCTCGTCTTATTAATGGTTGAACAATTGAAAAATTAA
- a CDS encoding YrhC family protein: MADKTTNVTKILEDKIADYKRFAFILLALTIFLFLGLIVPNEGVSQNQQLVLIGLSISSLILAAVFHKKAMKYKEQLYSEEN; the protein is encoded by the coding sequence ATGGCAGATAAAACAACCAATGTTACTAAGATATTAGAGGATAAAATTGCAGACTATAAGCGCTTTGCATTTATTTTGTTAGCACTTACGATTTTTCTATTTCTTGGCTTAATTGTACCTAATGAAGGAGTTAGCCAAAATCAACAGTTAGTTTTAATAGGCTTGAGTATCAGCTCACTAATTCTTGCGGCAGTCTTTCATAAAAAAGCAATGAAATACAAGGAACAACTTTATAGTGAAGAAAACTAA
- a CDS encoding YIP1 family protein — MKEVILIFKALILDKEAIQQLSEPKSSWKLLSMCITVLLGLVYGYTAISINSETIASFETPILRQTIVPGLFLFFGILMILITKVGLSLLLWAGSKGLSGRGLLGVLYRNTTFALIPSVIALPAFISLQVGTPMTPLMFTTMIVAVLWIYLICSKVVEVTQQFVPWRAYVAVLLAFIFYISIYYIVLPPS; from the coding sequence ATGAAAGAGGTCATTTTAATTTTTAAAGCACTCATACTAGACAAAGAAGCCATACAGCAGCTTTCCGAACCTAAAAGCAGTTGGAAATTACTAAGCATGTGTATCACTGTTTTATTAGGATTAGTCTATGGCTACACCGCAATTTCAATAAATAGTGAAACAATTGCCTCATTTGAAACTCCAATTTTACGACAAACAATCGTTCCAGGGCTGTTTTTATTTTTTGGGATCCTAATGATTTTGATTACAAAAGTAGGTCTTTCATTATTATTATGGGCTGGATCAAAAGGCTTAAGTGGACGAGGCTTGTTGGGCGTATTATACCGAAATACTACTTTTGCACTCATTCCTTCTGTTATTGCTTTACCGGCTTTCATTTCCCTTCAAGTTGGGACACCAATGACACCACTGATGTTTACAACAATGATTGTCGCAGTATTATGGATTTATTTAATCTGTTCTAAGGTGGTTGAGGTAACTCAACAATTTGTTCCTTGGCGGGCATATGTAGCTGTTTTATTGGCATTTATTTTTTATATCAGTATTTATTACATTGTCTTACCGCCTTCCTAA
- a CDS encoding cation acetate symporter yields MEDQVWQISNPLVGIIIVILTFVLFYVVAYLSNRASSSVQDLYATKGGVGPITNGLAMASTYMSLATFLGVTALILRLQAPFVMLWIQFILAIPLITIIYGVSLRRMGAFSPTHFIRDRYGKSASIIAALWMILVSIMYALGQMIGVAVTFETLLGIPYMTGLIVGGILIIGYVTMGGMSGATNNAAIQMVIIALMFIVPLGAIMKAMGSTGWFFPPLFYSDMVPAMLEALPGFFDYQYSVKWYVALIPALTIGSLGLPHLAMRVYTASSLKSARSAMIWFALALGLVFSATYTMGFAGVFEMTANGTFIAPGDTDKLTIILNLVYNPEWVTALVIAGAISAGLSTLSGNLLAIGALISQDIVTTLKPNLTNKTKVRLGYISIALGGIAAVLLAIEPPAFLIVSILWAFGLAGTTNAPLIIMGVWWKQANRYGAIAASLFGGILYVVVSPFVFPEIVVSGHALTDSMGLSGGMLAVPLSFVILIVVSYITNRIPSLNDETSKVEINKLVERIHGWTDINPKRYNSSLGAFIITFVCALVAIWAIMPWQF; encoded by the coding sequence ATGGAAGATCAAGTTTGGCAAATAAGTAATCCGCTAGTTGGTATTATCATAGTTATTTTAACGTTCGTCCTGTTTTACGTTGTTGCCTATCTTTCAAACCGTGCAAGTTCTTCAGTCCAAGATTTATACGCCACTAAAGGTGGGGTAGGTCCGATCACAAATGGCTTGGCAATGGCCTCTACCTACATGAGTTTGGCAACATTTTTAGGGGTTACGGCACTTATATTACGTCTTCAAGCTCCATTTGTTATGCTATGGATCCAATTTATTTTAGCTATTCCATTAATTACGATCATTTACGGTGTAAGTTTACGTAGGATGGGTGCATTCTCTCCAACTCACTTTATTAGAGACCGTTATGGCAAATCAGCATCAATAATTGCTGCCCTTTGGATGATCCTCGTATCAATCATGTATGCATTAGGACAAATGATTGGTGTTGCGGTTACGTTTGAAACATTATTAGGAATTCCTTATATGACTGGTTTAATTGTTGGTGGTATCCTAATCATCGGTTATGTAACTATGGGTGGAATGAGTGGTGCAACGAATAACGCTGCCATCCAGATGGTTATTATTGCTTTAATGTTTATCGTTCCATTAGGGGCTATTATGAAGGCGATGGGAAGTACGGGTTGGTTTTTCCCACCTCTTTTCTACTCTGATATGGTACCAGCCATGTTAGAAGCTTTACCTGGTTTCTTTGATTATCAATATTCTGTTAAATGGTACGTTGCTCTAATACCGGCGCTTACGATTGGATCTCTAGGATTACCTCACTTAGCGATGCGTGTTTATACTGCATCAAGCTTAAAGAGCGCTCGTTCGGCAATGATTTGGTTCGCGTTAGCACTTGGATTGGTTTTCTCAGCAACTTATACCATGGGCTTTGCTGGAGTATTTGAAATGACCGCTAATGGTACGTTCATTGCTCCAGGAGACACAGACAAATTAACGATCATCTTAAATTTAGTATATAACCCAGAGTGGGTTACGGCCTTAGTTATTGCCGGGGCTATCTCTGCTGGTTTATCTACATTAAGTGGTAACCTTCTAGCTATTGGTGCTCTAATTTCTCAAGACATCGTAACAACACTTAAGCCTAATTTAACAAATAAAACAAAAGTAAGATTGGGCTATATTTCTATTGCCCTAGGTGGTATTGCAGCTGTACTTTTAGCTATAGAGCCACCAGCCTTTTTAATCGTAAGTATTCTCTGGGCCTTTGGTTTAGCTGGTACGACGAATGCTCCACTCATTATTATGGGAGTTTGGTGGAAGCAGGCCAACCGTTATGGCGCAATTGCAGCTTCTCTCTTTGGAGGAATTCTCTATGTCGTCGTTTCTCCATTCGTGTTCCCAGAAATCGTTGTTAGTGGTCATGCGTTAACTGATAGTATGGGATTATCTGGGGGAATGCTTGCTGTCCCACTTAGTTTTGTAATCTTAATTGTTGTCTCTTATATCACTAACCGTATCCCTTCATTGAATGATGAAACGTCTAAAGTCGAAATTAACAAGCTTGTTGAAAGAATTCACGGCTGGACTGATATTAATCCAAAGCGTTACAACAGTAGTTTAGGAGCATTTATCATTACTTTTGTCTGTGCATTAGTAGCCATTTGGGCGATCATGCCATGGCAGTTTTAA
- a CDS encoding HPr family phosphocarrier protein, with protein MKLKVLTPIFAEAASKLVNTTSKYPETILLKKDHWVIDAKSLLGVLAIALQPGQVVEFSTETDAEELIAELKDLGLFEKAE; from the coding sequence ATGAAACTGAAAGTATTAACACCAATTTTTGCCGAAGCAGCTAGCAAGCTAGTGAATACGACAAGTAAGTATCCTGAAACCATCTTACTTAAAAAAGACCATTGGGTAATCGACGCAAAAAGTTTACTAGGAGTACTTGCAATTGCTTTACAGCCTGGTCAAGTTGTCGAATTTAGTACAGAAACAGACGCTGAAGAGCTTATCGCAGAATTAAAGGATTTAGGTCTATTTGAAAAGGCAGAATAA